One stretch of Hydrogenovibrio kuenenii DSM 12350 DNA includes these proteins:
- a CDS encoding TolC family protein, translating into MKKQLILTSVCATALISSLAHAAPNMQSSTTGNSVVSSSINSTSSPNVQQLVDHLLATLPEREKSQALTDLTQSTSNAGHSWIAGDVDLVVKHENDSMTGNQGYQSWEVGAAFPLWLPGQSDAKLQLSSNYHSLQNAQASRLKLMASNKLRSLIWQLKKADATLTYRKKNHDQAVALERLVKQRVEAGENPRMDLLMAQQASLNAMKLQTIAQQNYQIALNSYATWTGSKQLPAQFSETKQSLPLEEHPDIAFLQSLQSIESEKLKLTKFSQKQNPNLYLGTKTDKSHQTSNNTMLVAQISFPLGINKQSAVAVSEQNQNMINADIALAKAKQQISINRQNAETRLVQAQQTEKLAKTQLTLSTESVALAKQAYQQGETSIQILLQATQQLYDNQLNFKISQLNTQQSISDYNQTQGVSLK; encoded by the coding sequence ATGAAAAAGCAACTTATTCTGACAAGTGTGTGTGCTACCGCATTAATCAGCTCTCTAGCTCATGCAGCACCAAATATGCAAAGTTCGACTACTGGAAATTCAGTGGTTAGTTCGAGCATTAACTCAACCTCTTCACCAAATGTTCAGCAACTTGTTGATCATTTGCTCGCAACCTTACCTGAGCGTGAAAAATCTCAGGCACTCACTGACTTGACACAATCAACCAGTAACGCAGGTCATTCATGGATTGCCGGTGATGTTGATCTGGTTGTAAAACATGAAAACGACAGTATGACGGGTAACCAAGGGTATCAATCTTGGGAAGTCGGCGCTGCTTTTCCTTTGTGGCTGCCAGGACAAAGTGATGCCAAACTCCAACTTTCCTCTAACTACCATAGTTTGCAAAATGCACAAGCGTCTCGCCTAAAGCTAATGGCGTCCAACAAACTACGCAGTTTGATTTGGCAGCTTAAAAAAGCAGATGCAACACTGACTTATCGCAAGAAAAATCACGATCAAGCCGTTGCTTTAGAACGATTGGTTAAACAACGTGTGGAAGCTGGTGAGAACCCAAGAATGGACTTATTGATGGCTCAACAGGCATCTCTTAACGCAATGAAGCTACAAACGATTGCACAGCAAAATTATCAAATTGCTTTAAATAGTTATGCTACTTGGACAGGCAGCAAACAACTTCCTGCACAATTTTCAGAAACCAAGCAGTCATTACCGCTTGAAGAGCATCCAGACATCGCCTTTTTGCAAAGCCTGCAATCTATTGAGTCTGAAAAACTGAAATTGACTAAATTCAGTCAAAAACAGAACCCTAATTTATACCTTGGTACAAAAACAGACAAGAGTCATCAAACATCGAATAACACCATGTTGGTGGCACAAATCAGTTTCCCCTTGGGCATAAACAAACAAAGCGCTGTCGCGGTTTCAGAACAAAATCAAAATATGATTAATGCTGACATTGCTTTGGCTAAGGCAAAACAACAGATTTCGATTAATCGCCAAAATGCTGAAACGCGTTTAGTGCAAGCACAGCAAACAGAAAAGCTTGCCAAAACTCAGCTTACCCTTTCAACGGAAAGTGTTGCTCTGGCAAAACAAGCTTACCAACAGGGTGAAACTTCAATCCAGATTCTGTTGCAAGCAACGCAGCAACTCTATGACAACCAGCTGAATTTTAAAATCAGCCAATTAAACACCCAACAATCGATTTCAGACTATAACCAAACACAGGGAGTCAGCCTAAAATGA
- a CDS encoding efflux RND transporter periplasmic adaptor subunit: MSALQTTQVKTIHMKTTNLRRHTLGAAMLLMTASMTTLFTSTPTQANEPLVFSSQQITALGIATTPVKKITHYPSETYPAEAVVPLSQTHLVTTPISGLITKIDHVHGPIKKGEVIAEILSPDLLNAQKNYLNTLSDLSTAKASLARALKLTQNGVVSVKNKQKAQSDVNKLSQIKRQQRQDLVMMGMSESSIQKLEKTQKQQPAIIHVVAPVTGELFNLQAKVGQRLMANQALISIGIVNPIVVDMRLPVSKLQSVDEGMQTLLLTPDNQIVSKGVIAHISSFVDPMTQAVEIHNKFDNSDSKIHPGQLFQVEFVHQVGADENVYQVPASAIGNFDERDVVFLMRQRQITVQPIKILLQQEGVMVFKTTNPIDESQQVVTQSTSAVKAALLASSEAPAGE, encoded by the coding sequence ATGAGCGCGCTTCAAACAACACAAGTAAAAACTATACATATGAAAACCACAAATCTACGCAGACATACGCTAGGTGCTGCAATGTTGTTGATGACAGCAAGCATGACAACGCTATTCACAAGCACACCTACCCAAGCTAACGAGCCTTTGGTTTTTTCTAGCCAACAGATTACGGCTCTAGGTATTGCCACAACACCAGTGAAAAAAATCACTCATTACCCAAGTGAAACCTACCCTGCTGAAGCAGTGGTGCCTTTGAGCCAAACACACTTGGTGACAACGCCTATTTCTGGACTGATTACTAAAATCGATCATGTGCATGGCCCAATCAAAAAAGGCGAAGTCATTGCCGAGATATTGAGCCCGGATTTACTTAATGCGCAGAAAAACTATCTAAATACTTTGTCAGACCTTTCTACAGCAAAGGCTAGCCTTGCTCGTGCCTTAAAGCTAACTCAGAACGGTGTTGTATCAGTTAAGAACAAACAGAAAGCGCAATCAGACGTAAATAAACTGTCGCAAATCAAACGCCAACAAAGACAAGACTTGGTCATGATGGGCATGTCAGAATCTTCTATTCAAAAGTTGGAAAAAACACAAAAACAACAGCCTGCTATTATTCATGTGGTGGCGCCGGTAACGGGTGAACTGTTTAACCTGCAAGCTAAAGTTGGGCAGCGTTTAATGGCTAACCAAGCTTTGATTTCAATCGGTATTGTTAATCCGATCGTTGTTGATATGAGGCTACCGGTTTCTAAACTACAAAGCGTTGATGAAGGAATGCAAACACTGCTACTCACGCCTGACAATCAAATTGTTTCTAAAGGTGTGATTGCGCATATCTCAAGCTTTGTTGATCCTATGACACAGGCGGTTGAGATCCATAATAAATTCGATAATTCAGATAGCAAAATCCACCCTGGACAACTGTTCCAAGTTGAATTCGTTCATCAAGTTGGTGCTGATGAAAACGTTTATCAGGTTCCTGCTTCTGCCATTGGCAACTTTGACGAACGTGATGTCGTATTTTTAATGCGCCAACGTCAAATCACGGTTCAGCCAATTAAAATCTTGCTACAGCAAGAAGGCGTCATGGTTTTCAAAACAACGAATCCTATTGATGAGTCACAGCAAGTCGTTACACAAAGTACCTCTGCTGTTAAAGCGGCTTTACTGGCTTCGTCTGAAGCACCTGCTGGAGAGTAA
- a CDS encoding efflux RND transporter permease subunit, whose translation MLSRMIQFFLTQRMMVVLIIFALSAGGWVAFKNTPIDAFPDVSPTQVKMIFKAPGMTPSEVEQRIIAPIEMEMLGLPNQKLLRSLAKYSIADITIDFKEGTDIYWARQQVAEKLNGIDLPQGVTGGISPLSTPLSDIFMFTIDGNTLNNQQKRSLLDWVIRPALRSVQGVADVNSLGGEVKVYSVEPNFMKLQTYHISLEKLIQAVKANNRNDGAGRLNQGEEVLLVRTQGNLTSVKDIENTVVSYQNGYPVRVKDVANVKVDSLYRNGAVTDSGKHEAVEGLVIALRGANAKQVVESVQKRLDELKPALPKGISLSVFYNRSALVDKAISTVSSALTEAVVLVVLVLVVFLGNLRAAITVSLILPLAALMTFILMNAFGLSANLMSLGGLAIAVGMLVDAAVVVVENIVTMQEKDKANLPKLHLIYRALQEVSIPVVSGILIIMTVFLPLLTLTGLEGKLFVPVALTIIFALGSSLILSLTVIPTLASFILGKPSHKEPWLIRKLSNVYRPVLEWSLIHDRIIIGSAIGALVIAGIVYTQVGKTFMPTMDEGGIILQVEKIPSIGLKETVKLDLRIQQEIMKQVPEVKRIVGRVGSDELGLDPMGLNDTDTFLVLKPKSEWRVKSKEALIEEIRRVMEENFPGFNFAFTQPIQMRVDEMLTGARGDLAIKIFGDDTQALNSAAEQLVDLVKKIPGATDVYTPQNNGLRYLKLTVNRVMAGRLGLTVEQVQDILRVQVNGLPVGIIYEGIRQIPLLIRGPNSYKASKQEMLKQPIALPNGESVQLGQLVNAEEVEGPVSIKREQSKRFSTVVANVTGRDLVGFVEEAKQAAKQVHMPAGYYFEWGGQFENQQRAAAKLAVVVPIALVLIFIILFSTFQSISQAVMVLTNVPFALIGGILALWMTGQYLSVPASVGFIALLGIAVLNGVVMITYFNQLAAKTTDIQEVVVQGALRRLRPVLMTASIAALGLVPLVFATGPGSEIQKPLAIVVIGGLISSTMLTLLILPIIYKRFGLKSLSSQPVSTKANEE comes from the coding sequence ATGTTATCTAGAATGATTCAATTTTTCTTAACCCAGCGCATGATGGTCGTGTTGATTATCTTCGCTCTCTCGGCTGGTGGCTGGGTTGCATTTAAAAACACACCTATCGATGCTTTTCCTGACGTGTCCCCTACACAGGTGAAAATGATTTTTAAAGCACCGGGGATGACACCTTCAGAAGTAGAGCAACGCATTATTGCGCCGATTGAGATGGAAATGCTCGGCTTGCCAAACCAAAAGCTATTGCGCTCTTTGGCGAAGTATTCGATTGCTGACATTACTATCGACTTTAAAGAAGGCACCGATATTTATTGGGCGCGCCAACAAGTTGCGGAAAAGCTTAATGGCATAGACCTACCGCAAGGCGTTACTGGTGGCATTTCTCCGCTATCGACACCATTAAGTGACATTTTCATGTTCACCATTGATGGCAATACATTGAACAATCAGCAGAAACGTAGCTTATTGGATTGGGTGATTCGCCCTGCTCTACGCTCTGTACAAGGCGTTGCCGATGTTAACTCATTAGGTGGTGAGGTTAAGGTTTACAGTGTTGAACCTAACTTTATGAAATTGCAAACTTACCATATTTCGTTAGAAAAACTGATTCAAGCCGTAAAAGCCAACAACCGTAATGATGGTGCTGGCCGCTTAAATCAAGGAGAAGAAGTCTTGTTGGTAAGAACGCAAGGTAATCTAACCTCTGTTAAAGACATCGAAAATACGGTTGTCAGCTATCAAAATGGATATCCAGTGCGCGTCAAAGACGTGGCTAACGTAAAAGTAGATTCGCTTTACCGCAATGGTGCCGTAACCGATAGTGGTAAACACGAAGCTGTTGAAGGTTTGGTTATTGCCCTACGCGGTGCAAATGCTAAGCAGGTTGTTGAATCTGTTCAGAAACGTTTAGATGAGCTAAAACCAGCATTGCCAAAAGGCATTTCTCTGAGTGTATTCTATAACCGTAGTGCTTTGGTAGACAAAGCGATTTCTACTGTGTCTAGTGCATTAACCGAGGCTGTTGTTCTGGTTGTATTGGTACTAGTAGTCTTCCTTGGTAATTTAAGAGCGGCGATCACCGTCTCCTTAATCTTACCGTTGGCCGCATTGATGACCTTTATTCTGATGAACGCTTTTGGTTTATCTGCCAACCTAATGTCATTAGGAGGTTTGGCAATTGCCGTCGGTATGCTGGTAGATGCTGCCGTGGTGGTGGTTGAAAATATTGTCACCATGCAAGAAAAAGACAAAGCGAACCTACCAAAATTACACTTAATCTACCGTGCCTTGCAGGAAGTCTCTATTCCTGTGGTATCAGGTATATTGATTATTATGACGGTATTCTTACCTTTGCTAACCTTAACGGGGCTTGAAGGTAAGTTATTTGTACCTGTCGCACTAACGATTATCTTTGCCCTAGGTAGCTCATTGATTTTGTCTTTGACCGTTATTCCTACTCTGGCGTCCTTTATCTTAGGGAAACCTTCGCATAAAGAACCTTGGTTGATTCGTAAGCTGTCAAACGTTTACCGCCCTGTTTTAGAGTGGAGTTTGATTCATGATCGTATCATTATCGGTTCTGCTATTGGTGCCTTGGTTATTGCCGGTATCGTCTATACCCAAGTGGGTAAAACGTTTATGCCAACCATGGATGAAGGTGGCATTATCCTTCAGGTGGAGAAAATCCCATCTATAGGATTGAAAGAAACCGTCAAACTGGATTTACGTATTCAACAAGAAATCATGAAACAAGTACCGGAAGTAAAACGTATTGTTGGTCGTGTGGGCTCTGATGAACTCGGTCTTGACCCTATGGGCTTAAACGATACTGATACTTTCTTGGTGCTGAAACCAAAGTCTGAATGGCGAGTGAAGAGTAAAGAAGCTTTGATTGAAGAAATCCGTCGCGTGATGGAAGAAAACTTCCCAGGCTTTAACTTTGCCTTTACACAACCGATTCAAATGCGTGTTGATGAAATGCTCACGGGGGCACGTGGTGACCTTGCCATCAAGATATTTGGTGACGACACCCAAGCACTTAACAGTGCAGCTGAACAGTTGGTGGATTTGGTTAAGAAAATACCTGGCGCAACGGATGTTTATACACCACAAAACAACGGGTTACGTTATTTAAAACTGACGGTTAACCGCGTTATGGCAGGTCGTCTAGGATTAACGGTGGAACAGGTTCAAGATATTCTTCGTGTGCAGGTCAACGGCTTACCGGTTGGCATTATCTACGAAGGTATTAGACAAATTCCATTGCTTATTCGTGGTCCTAATAGCTACAAAGCCTCTAAACAGGAAATGTTAAAGCAACCTATTGCCTTACCAAATGGTGAAAGTGTGCAATTAGGTCAGTTGGTCAATGCAGAAGAAGTTGAAGGCCCTGTTTCGATTAAACGTGAGCAAAGCAAACGTTTTTCAACAGTGGTTGCAAACGTGACTGGACGTGACTTGGTCGGTTTTGTAGAAGAAGCCAAACAAGCTGCTAAACAAGTTCATATGCCTGCCGGTTATTATTTCGAGTGGGGTGGTCAGTTTGAAAACCAACAACGTGCTGCGGCTAAGTTAGCTGTGGTTGTGCCGATTGCTTTGGTACTGATCTTTATTATTCTGTTCAGTACCTTCCAATCCATTTCACAAGCAGTCATGGTATTAACCAACGTACCTTTTGCTTTGATTGGTGGTATTTTGGCACTGTGGATGACTGGACAATATCTATCCGTTCCTGCATCAGTTGGGTTTATCGCCCTACTGGGTATTGCAGTACTTAACGGTGTGGTAATGATTACTTATTTCAATCAATTGGCTGCCAAGACGACTGACATCCAAGAAGTGGTTGTACAAGGTGCATTAAGACGTTTACGTCCGGTATTGATGACAGCCTCTATTGCAGCACTAGGGCTTGTACCTTTGGTATTTGCAACAGGCCCTGGGTCTGAAATCCAAAAACCTTTGGCAATCGTGGTCATTGGTGGGTTGATTTCTTCTACGATGTTGACGCTGTTGATCCTACCGATTATCTACAAACGTTTTGGCTTAAAATCACTTTCAAGCCAACCTGTTTCAACTAAAGCTAACGAGGAATAA
- a CDS encoding DUF3240 family protein — protein MTSHYLLQLIVDEKVVHEVIDQLLTYKTPLKFNVEAINAYHSSQRLSSTSEQVSGHVKRTKIEVQVEGDYRAVIEHAKAPLSFSEMEYLALPVTEVGIA, from the coding sequence ATGACATCTCATTATCTATTACAGTTAATTGTCGATGAAAAGGTCGTTCATGAAGTGATCGACCAACTCCTCACATACAAAACACCATTGAAATTTAACGTTGAAGCAATCAATGCCTATCACTCTTCGCAACGTCTCAGCTCAACTAGCGAACAGGTCTCTGGACATGTGAAGAGAACCAAAATAGAAGTTCAGGTTGAAGGTGACTATCGTGCAGTAATTGAGCACGCTAAAGCCCCTCTTTCCTTTTCAGAAATGGAATATTTAGCCTTACCTGTAACCGAAGTTGGAATAGCTTAG
- a CDS encoding DUF302 domain-containing protein has product MKYVVTSDKSVDEVCSAMEKAVPEHKFGIVGEHDLKATMAKKGVEFHNEVRVFEICNPMKAKSVLSVDMDLASALPCRISVYSDNGVTKISMIKPTDMLKALNDDPSLLAVAEEVEAISISIINAVK; this is encoded by the coding sequence ATGAAATATGTAGTCACATCTGACAAGTCAGTCGATGAAGTGTGTAGTGCAATGGAAAAGGCTGTTCCCGAACATAAATTTGGTATTGTCGGAGAGCATGACTTAAAAGCGACTATGGCGAAAAAAGGTGTGGAATTCCACAACGAAGTTCGTGTATTTGAAATCTGTAACCCAATGAAAGCCAAGAGCGTTTTGAGTGTAGATATGGACTTAGCATCTGCTCTACCTTGTCGTATTTCTGTTTATTCAGACAATGGCGTAACAAAAATTAGCATGATAAAACCAACGGACATGCTAAAGGCATTGAATGATGATCCATCTTTGCTTGCTGTCGCAGAAGAAGTGGAAGCGATTTCTATCAGTATTATCAACGCTGTTAAATAA
- a CDS encoding YcgN family cysteine cluster protein: MAERYWDTKTLEEMTPEEWESLCDGCGLCCLTKLQDEDTDEIVYTSVVCRYSDTKTGQCGDYVNRSTNVPTCVPLTLDRVVEFDWLPDSCAYRVIYRGDKLADWHPLNSGKKESLKMAGVGLLAIPLLVVDSDEIEDYEDFVIDKP; the protein is encoded by the coding sequence GTGGCAGAACGTTATTGGGACACCAAAACGCTTGAAGAAATGACACCGGAAGAGTGGGAGTCTTTATGTGATGGATGCGGTTTGTGTTGTCTGACGAAACTACAGGACGAAGATACTGATGAAATCGTTTATACCTCTGTTGTTTGCCGTTACTCAGATACGAAAACAGGGCAGTGTGGAGATTATGTCAATCGTTCAACCAATGTGCCGACCTGTGTGCCTTTGACTTTAGACCGTGTTGTTGAGTTTGATTGGTTACCGGATTCATGTGCGTATCGTGTAATTTATCGAGGTGATAAGTTAGCTGATTGGCATCCATTGAATTCAGGTAAGAAAGAATCATTGAAGATGGCAGGGGTTGGGTTATTAGCAATCCCGCTATTGGTAGTTGATTCAGATGAAATTGAAGATTACGAAGACTTCGTTATTGATAAGCCATAA
- a CDS encoding glycogen/starch/alpha-glucan phosphorylase produces MSAAKKTETAKKLAKIQQDLGMKTQDFENGFVHYLYNMLGRNVDADVEYQFRALSYTVRDRLMGFWKQTWNANNKSEHKKAYYLSMEFLIGRSLTNNLLNLGVETETEKAMYELGLSLEEIEEAEKDAGLGNGGLGRLAACFMDSCATLQLPVMGYGLRYEYGMFKQRIQNGYQIEDPDHWLGFGFYPWELQRTEYARTVKFGGMTHLFKDPHTGKLTTLWEETDDVIAVPFDVPIPGFKNNTVNTLRLWSACAEEDFNLSEFNAGSYFEAVAQKSEAENITMVLYPNDSSENGKELRLKQQYFLVSASLQDVVCQWDKKHGGNFTDFADNNVFQLNDTHPSLAVAELMRIFLDDYAMEWDEAWHIVSSCMAYTNHTLLPEALERWPVPLFQRLLPRPLDIIYEINRRFLKQVAMRWPGDTARFRRMSIIDEHNNVCMAYLAIVGSFSINGVAALHSQLLKDGLFNDFYQLWPNRFNNKTNGVTQRRWMAACNPGLRALLKEKIGEDWITDLTQLSKIEDFVHDKPFRQAWMKVKRENKARLAQLVKETTGVEFKVDSLFDVQVKRIHEYKRQLLNILHVIHLYSKIKRGDTDKWTNRCVIIGGKAAPGYAMAKNIIKLINNVAEIINDDPEVGDKLKVAFIPNYRVSAMEIICPGTDVSEQISTAGKEASGTGNMKFMMNGAVTIGTLDGANVEILEAVGEDNFYLFGLKTPEVEEMKHHYNPQHFIDSDEDLRAVMGLLESGHFNQFEPNIFNEIINSMKSPQDPWMTLADFRSYINAQHEIGLAFQDHEHWNTMSIINSARSGSFSTDRTMTEYNDDIWKLTPLDVG; encoded by the coding sequence ATGTCTGCTGCAAAAAAAACCGAAACCGCTAAAAAACTTGCCAAGATTCAACAAGACCTCGGGATGAAAACTCAGGATTTTGAAAACGGATTTGTGCATTACCTATACAACATGCTTGGGCGTAATGTTGATGCTGATGTGGAATATCAATTTCGTGCCTTGTCTTACACGGTTCGTGACCGTTTAATGGGCTTTTGGAAGCAAACTTGGAATGCCAATAACAAGTCAGAGCACAAAAAAGCCTATTATCTTTCGATGGAGTTTTTGATTGGCCGCTCTTTAACCAACAACCTTTTAAACCTTGGGGTTGAAACCGAAACCGAAAAGGCCATGTATGAGCTGGGCTTGTCATTGGAAGAAATCGAAGAAGCTGAAAAAGATGCCGGTTTGGGTAATGGTGGTTTGGGACGTTTAGCTGCCTGTTTTATGGATTCTTGTGCAACACTGCAGCTGCCAGTTATGGGGTACGGCCTACGTTATGAATACGGGATGTTCAAACAACGCATCCAGAATGGTTATCAAATAGAAGACCCGGATCACTGGCTTGGGTTTGGATTCTATCCATGGGAACTTCAGCGTACAGAATATGCTCGAACAGTAAAATTCGGTGGTATGACGCATTTGTTTAAAGATCCACATACTGGAAAATTGACTACTTTGTGGGAAGAAACAGATGATGTGATCGCGGTTCCTTTTGATGTGCCAATCCCAGGCTTTAAGAATAACACGGTCAATACTTTACGCTTGTGGTCAGCTTGTGCAGAAGAGGACTTTAACCTGAGTGAGTTTAACGCAGGCTCTTATTTTGAAGCTGTGGCACAAAAATCGGAAGCTGAAAACATCACAATGGTGTTGTACCCAAATGATTCGAGTGAGAACGGTAAAGAACTACGTTTAAAACAGCAATACTTCCTAGTATCAGCTTCTTTGCAAGATGTAGTTTGCCAGTGGGATAAAAAACATGGCGGCAATTTTACGGATTTTGCAGATAATAACGTCTTCCAATTAAACGATACCCATCCTAGTCTTGCTGTTGCCGAGCTCATGCGTATTTTCCTCGATGATTACGCTATGGAGTGGGATGAGGCTTGGCATATCGTTTCCAGTTGTATGGCTTATACCAACCACACTTTGTTGCCAGAAGCTTTGGAAAGGTGGCCAGTCCCTTTATTCCAAAGACTTTTACCTCGACCATTAGACATTATTTATGAAATCAATAGACGCTTCCTGAAGCAGGTTGCTATGAGGTGGCCTGGGGATACGGCTCGTTTCCGTCGTATGTCGATTATTGACGAGCATAACAATGTTTGTATGGCTTATTTAGCCATTGTAGGTAGCTTCTCAATTAACGGTGTGGCTGCACTGCATTCACAGTTGTTAAAAGACGGACTGTTTAACGACTTCTACCAGCTTTGGCCTAATCGTTTCAATAACAAAACCAATGGTGTTACGCAACGACGCTGGATGGCTGCTTGTAATCCTGGCCTAAGAGCGCTACTAAAAGAAAAAATAGGTGAGGATTGGATTACCGATTTAACGCAACTGAGTAAAATTGAAGACTTTGTTCATGATAAGCCATTTAGGCAAGCTTGGATGAAGGTTAAACGTGAAAACAAAGCGCGTCTAGCTCAGTTGGTGAAGGAAACAACCGGTGTTGAGTTTAAAGTTGATTCTTTGTTTGATGTACAGGTGAAGCGTATCCATGAATACAAACGACAGTTATTGAATATATTACATGTCATTCACCTGTACTCCAAAATCAAACGTGGCGATACGGATAAATGGACAAATCGTTGTGTGATTATTGGTGGTAAAGCGGCGCCTGGCTATGCAATGGCGAAGAACATTATTAAGCTGATCAACAATGTTGCGGAAATTATCAATGATGATCCTGAGGTTGGCGATAAATTGAAAGTAGCATTTATTCCTAACTACCGTGTATCAGCAATGGAAATCATTTGTCCTGGTACAGACGTTTCTGAACAAATTTCTACTGCCGGTAAGGAAGCTTCAGGTACTGGTAACATGAAGTTTATGATGAACGGTGCAGTAACCATCGGAACACTTGATGGTGCCAATGTGGAAATTCTTGAAGCAGTTGGTGAAGATAACTTCTACTTATTCGGATTGAAAACACCTGAAGTTGAAGAAATGAAACATCACTATAATCCGCAACACTTTATTGATAGTGATGAAGACTTGCGTGCGGTGATGGGGTTATTAGAATCGGGTCACTTCAACCAATTTGAACCCAATATCTTCAACGAGATTATCAACTCGATGAAATCACCACAGGATCCTTGGATGACCTTGGCAGATTTTAGAAGCTATATTAATGCGCAGCATGAGATAGGGTTGGCTTTTCAGGATCATGAACACTGGAATACCATGAGTATCATTAACTCAGCCCGTAGTGGTTCCTTTTCAACTGACAGAACGATGACCGAGTATAATGACGATATATGGAAGCTGACACCACTTGATGTAGGTTAG
- the glgA gene encoding glycogen synthase GlgA, which produces MKILFATSEAHPLIKTGGLADVSGSLPSAYTKLKNHVKLVLPAYGDIWEKVTVVRELTDFMVGGCNRDVHVRVFKAKAEGLQTPVWLVDVPDLFNRPGNPYLSPEGDDWWDNGERYAVFSKAVVEIAMNRVGLDWQPDVVHTNDWQTGLVPALLTLEPKRPQTLFTIHNMAYAGLFPKSLFESLQLPWHWWTPEGIEFYGNMSMLKAGILMSDWVNTVSPTYAKEICFPEYAYGMEGVLQQRQDEGRLVGILNGIDQDVWNPKKDHYIRRHYDSEKGRVAAKKENKKDLLRFWDLPEEVIESPTPVVGFVGRLVPQKGIDLVLEVIHDVLEQTDARFVFVGSGSANYEYALSELAHQYPNRVMVYIGYSEALAHKVEAGADMFLMPSRFEPCGLNQMYSLAYGTLPIVHHTGGLADTVVNATEENIKEGTATGFMFYDPSSHALKSTLLHALFLYTKTRTWQKIQKTGMSVDFGWKKSAKQYLDLFKKTDKKNKE; this is translated from the coding sequence GTGAAGATTTTATTTGCCACTTCGGAGGCACATCCATTAATAAAAACTGGTGGGCTGGCGGATGTATCCGGTAGCTTGCCGAGCGCTTACACTAAGCTAAAAAACCATGTTAAGTTGGTTTTACCTGCTTATGGTGATATTTGGGAAAAAGTGACGGTTGTTCGAGAGTTAACCGACTTTATGGTTGGTGGCTGTAACCGTGATGTGCATGTGCGAGTGTTTAAAGCCAAAGCCGAAGGTTTACAAACGCCAGTTTGGTTGGTGGATGTACCAGATTTGTTTAATCGTCCCGGCAATCCATATCTGTCTCCAGAAGGCGATGATTGGTGGGATAACGGTGAACGTTACGCTGTATTTTCTAAAGCAGTCGTTGAAATTGCGATGAATCGTGTTGGTTTGGATTGGCAACCAGATGTCGTCCATACCAATGATTGGCAAACAGGATTGGTTCCTGCGTTATTAACATTGGAGCCTAAGCGCCCACAAACCTTGTTTACCATTCACAACATGGCTTATGCTGGACTGTTCCCGAAATCGCTATTTGAAAGCCTACAGTTACCATGGCATTGGTGGACGCCAGAAGGTATAGAGTTCTATGGCAATATGTCGATGCTTAAAGCCGGTATTTTGATGTCGGATTGGGTAAATACCGTAAGTCCAACCTATGCAAAAGAAATTTGCTTTCCAGAATATGCTTATGGCATGGAGGGTGTTTTGCAACAACGTCAGGATGAAGGGCGTTTGGTCGGTATTCTCAACGGCATAGATCAAGATGTTTGGAACCCTAAAAAAGATCACTATATCAGGCGTCATTATGATTCTGAAAAAGGTCGAGTTGCTGCGAAAAAAGAAAACAAAAAAGACTTACTTCGTTTTTGGGATTTACCGGAAGAAGTGATCGAGTCACCCACTCCTGTTGTTGGTTTTGTGGGTCGTTTAGTACCCCAAAAAGGCATAGATTTGGTATTGGAAGTGATTCATGATGTACTTGAACAGACTGATGCACGCTTTGTATTTGTGGGCAGCGGTAGTGCCAATTATGAATATGCTTTAAGTGAATTAGCTCACCAATACCCTAACAGAGTCATGGTGTATATTGGCTACTCCGAAGCACTGGCTCATAAGGTTGAGGCAGGGGCAGATATGTTCTTGATGCCATCTCGTTTTGAACCTTGTGGTTTAAACCAAATGTATAGTTTGGCCTATGGCACTTTGCCGATAGTGCACCATACCGGTGGCTTGGCAGATACCGTCGTAAATGCGACTGAAGAAAATATTAAAGAGGGTACTGCTACAGGGTTTATGTTTTATGATCCAAGTAGTCATGCTTTGAAATCAACGCTTTTGCATGCGCTGTTTCTTTATACCAAAACACGTACTTGGCAAAAAATTCAAAAAACAGGCATGTCAGTAGATTTTGGCTGGAAAAAAAGTGCCAAGCAATACCTTGATTTGTTTAAGAAAACGGATAAGAAAAATAAGGAATAG